CACAGCTGTGCAAGATCTTCTGGATCAATATCTTCACTCATATCAAGAGTTTTAATATCTAATAAACTACTACAACCCTTTGATATTAGTAGTTTATTTAATTCAAAACCTGCTTTGCAAAAAGTATCATAATTTGAATCACCAATAGCGATAACAATTAAATTTATTGAGGATAGATCTTGTACACAATTTTTAAGATCTTCAACAAATGCTTGGATATTGTCAGGAAAGTCACCAGCTCCATGAGTGGAGGTACAAACGAGCCAAGTTGTTTTTTTAGCAGGATCTTGTGAAAAAGTTGATCCAAGGATCGAATTAAAATTAGGATTTAAGTGTAAATTTACGTCATGGTTAAGTTTATTTAGCTGTTCTTCACATGCTTCTGCAACATATTCTGTCCCGCCAAGCATACTACCAACAATTATTTGAAATGAGCTCATATTAAGGTGATCTAATGATTAAGAATGAAATTATTGTATTCTTATACGTAAACCACCTCAAGGTGAACTACCCAGCTTGAATAATAAACTTATTTAGGCCGGCTTTTATTTTATGTGAACTCGATAAACAGTATTTCTAATTGAAAGTATTAGACATTTAAATGGCTTTTTCTTTTCTTGTATAAGTATTATAAGGCAATAAACCTTAATCAGTGGTTTACTTATGGTTTTAACAGGTACTTATATCATTGGCTAAAATATCAAGATAACAAACATGGTCTTTGGTATGGTGAATACTAATTAATATGCTAACTAAGGAAGTACATTGACAGAATCAAATATTATTGAGGTATTGGATCGGTTCTTTGAAAATGGAATCGAATTGTCACTTTTAACCTATGTTATTGCCGCATTGATTTCATTTGTTTTTGCGTATTTTGGCGCATACCTTTTTTCTTATATGAAAAAGTCGGGAGAATTGAAGGCTGTTAAAGTAAGATTAGATGACACTATTTTCCAGTTGCAAAAGCAAACAGAGGCAGTTGAAGATGTAAAGAATCGTTTATCTAATAAAATTTGGATTGAACAGCAAAAATGGGAATTTCGAAAAACTATATTTATTGAGTTAATTAACTTGCTGCTAAAAATTAAATATTCCTGTGAAGAAGCGGAGAAATACCTTAACCGAGTGTCAAAATTAAGCTATATGGAAGATGAGGATGAGTATGAAAAATCCAAGTCCTTTTTGATATTTGAGGCAGAAAAGATATATAACGGAAAGGTAAGCGAATTAACTGTTGAAGTTAAAAAGTTATTAAATGAAAAAGGGTTGCTTTTTCTAAGTAAAGAGGTAATTGATGTACTAAGATATTACTTTAAAGCAGAGGAGATACGACAAACTCAAATTAAAAAAGAATTTGAAAATGATTTGGTTGCGGGAGAAGTTTCAATATATGACGTAAGTTGTATTGATAGCTATGAACACTCATTATATCACAAGTTAGAAGCAGTAGAAAAAGCGTATAATATGGTTATTATAACGGCAAAGGATGATCTTAAAATCAATATATAATATAATTTATACAGTAAGTGAGTATTCACTATTGAATTTTTATACATATTTTCATAGATATCGAAAATATACCTATTCTAGATGAAATAACGATTGGTAGCATTAGGTTTAAAACTAGTAACAGCGAGTGGTGAAGTTAGCGTTAATAGGTGCTGAGTATAATAATATGCCGTTTAATATTTTTATTTATCATTACTTACTACGGGCAATATGTGC
The sequence above is a segment of the Colwellia sp. 20A7 genome. Coding sequences within it:
- a CDS encoding flavodoxin domain-containing protein, which codes for MSSFQIIVGSMLGGTEYVAEACEEQLNKLNHDVNLHLNPNFNSILGSTFSQDPAKKTTWLVCTSTHGAGDFPDNIQAFVEDLKNCVQDLSSINLIVIAIGDSNYDTFCKAGFELNKLLISKGCSSLLDIKTLDMSEDIDPEDLAQLWLSENKDLL